TCATCGTCCATAAACCCAGGCGTTAAGCCAATAAACTGCTCGCCAAGCAAGCCTGAAGTCAAAATGGCTAAACTGCTGGTTTCAGGAAATTTATCAAAACGCTTATCCATTGTTAACGTCACGACAGGCACTAATTTATGGCTATCAAGGGTAACATCTGTCACCCGCCCAACCACCACTCCACCGACCTTCACTGGTGAACGTACTTTTAGGCCACCGATATTATTAAACTCAGCCACCAAAGTATAAGTCTGGGCATTGGATTTTACTTTAACATTAGCAACGTTGAATACTAATACGCAAAATGCCAATAAACCTGACAATAAAAATACGCCTACTAATAACTCTATTTTCCGTGTCAACATACTATTAAACCACTTAAATTAATCTAAACAATGAAAAAATCTTAATTTCCAAACATGA
This region of Shewanella livingstonensis genomic DNA includes:
- the mlaD gene encoding outer membrane lipid asymmetry maintenance protein MlaD, whose amino-acid sequence is MLTRKIELLVGVFLLSGLLAFCVLVFNVANVKVKSNAQTYTLVAEFNNIGGLKVRSPVKVGGVVVGRVTDVTLDSHKLVPVVTLTMDKRFDKFPETSSLAILTSGLLGEQFIGLTPGFMDDDISMLADGDKVHDTRGALILEDLIGQLLYSMSSKDK